The following coding sequences are from one Triticum aestivum cultivar Chinese Spring chromosome 5A, IWGSC CS RefSeq v2.1, whole genome shotgun sequence window:
- the LOC123104937 gene encoding pentatricopeptide repeat-containing protein At3g53700, chloroplastic, which translates to MAFAMRLASCPGASLQAATAWPSSLGSAAPRPRPRRRWPRIRSSAAASDQQALLAALREQADPEAALRMLNSALARDDFAPGRDVYEEIIRKLGTAGAFDLMKVLVREMRQEGHQVGPGVVQSFIEGYARLHMFDDAFDLVLNQLDMFGIQGDAVVVAYNHLLRVLMEGSKIKLLESVYTEMGNRGIKPDLVTYNTVINALCGVHQVRTAVLMLEDMSSDGVAPNEVTFTTLMQGFVEEGSIEAALRMKARMSEMGCSPTSVTVNVLINGYCKLGRVEDALSYVQQEIADGFEPDQVTFTTFVNGLCQNGHVDHALKVMDLMLQQGSDPDVFTYTTVVNCLCQIGELDEAVAIINQMVDSGCLPDITTFNTLIVALCTENHLEEALNLARDLTVKGLSPNVYTFNILIDALCKVGDPHLAVRLFEEMKSSGCTPDELTYNILIDNLCSSGKLAKALDLLKEMEVSGCPLSTVTYNTIIDGLCKKLRIEEAEEVFDQMDVTGIERNAITFNTLVDGLCMAERIDDAAELIEQMISEGLQPNNITYNSILTHYCKQGNIGKAADVLQTMTANGFEVDVVTYATLINGLCKARRTQAALKLLRGMRMKGMRPTPKAFNPVIQSLFRGNNGRDALNLYREMTEVGEPPDALTYKIVFRGLCRGGGPIKEAFDFLVEMADKGFIPEFSSFRMLADGLLNLGMDDYLISAIELIAEKANFRESDVSAIRGYLRIRKFYDALATFGRLLDINNPRWTYR; encoded by the coding sequence ATGGCCTTCGCAATGCGCCTAGCGTCCTGCCCCGGCGCGTCGCTGCAGGCGGCGACGGCCTGGCCGTCCAGCCTCGGCTCCGCGGCGCCACGGCCGCGGCCTCGCCGGCGGTGGCCACGCATCAGGTCGTCCGCGGCCGCCTCCGACCAGCAGGCGCTTCTGGCCGCCCTGCGCGAGCAGGCGGACCCCGAGGCGGCGCTCCGGATGCTCAACTCGGCGCTCGCGCGGGACGACTTCGCCCCCGGCCGCGACGTCTACGAGGAGATCATCCGGAAGCTCGGGACCGCCGGCGCCTTCGACCTGATGAAGGTGCTCGTCAGGGAGATGCGCCAGGAAGGGCACCAGGTTGGACCGGGCGTGGTGCAGTCGTTCATAGAGGGCTACGCGCGGCTGCACATGTTCGATGATGCCTTCGACTTGGTTCTCAACCAGCTTGACATGTTCGGCATTCAGGGAGACGCAGTGGTGGTGGCGTACAATCACCTTCTCCGTGTTCTCATGGAGGGGAGTAAGATCAAGCTCCTTGAATCCGTCTACACGGAGATGGGCAATAGGGGCATCAAACCTGACCTTGTCACTTACAACACAGTGATCAATGCGTTGTGTGGAGTTCATCAGGTTAGGACTGCAGTTCTGATGCTGGAGGACATGTCTAGCGATGGTGTGGCGCCTAACGAGGTGACATTCACTACGTTGATGCAAGGTTTTGTTGAGGAGGGGAGCATCGAGGCAGCACTGAGGATGAAGGCACGGATGTCAGAAATGGGATGTTCGCCAACGAGTGTAACAGTCAATGTTTTGATTAACGGGTACTGCAAGCTTGGAAGAGTCGAGGATGCTCTCAGTTATGTACAGCAAGAGATCGCAGATGGTTTTGAACCTGACCAGGTCACATTCACTACATTTGTTAATGGTCTGTGCCAAAACGGGCATGTTGATCATGCCCTCAAAGTCATGGATTTGATGCTCCAGCAGGGTAGTGATCCAGATGTTTTCACCTACACTACTGTTGTAAACTGCTTGTGTCAAATTGGAGAACTTGATGAGGCTGTGGCAATCATAAATCAGATGGTGGATAGCGGTTGTTTGCCTGACATTACCACCTTCAATACTCTCATTGTTGCCTTATGCACAGAGAATCATCTTGAGGAAGCCTTGAACCTTGCACGTGATCTGACGGTGAAGGGACTCTCTCCAAATGTTTATACTTTCAACATTTTGATAGATGCCCTTTGCAAGGTTGGAGATCCTCATCTTGCTGTTCGATTGTTTGAAGAGATGAAAAGCAGTGGATGCACCCCTGATGAACTTACATACAATATATTGATTGATAACCTGTGCTCATCGGGGAAGCTTGCCAAAGCTTTGGATTTGTTGAAGGAGATGGAAGTTAGTGGTTGTCCTCTGAGCACAGTGACATATAACACTATAATTGATGGGTTATGCAAGAAACTGAGAATAGAAGAAGCAGAGGAGGTTTTTGATCAAATGGATGTAACAGGTATTGAAAGGAATGCGATCACATTCAATACACTTGTTGATGGATTGTGCATGGCCGAAAGGATTGACGATGCAGCAGAACTTATTGAACAAATGATAAGTGAAGGGTTGCAACCTAATAATATCACTTACAATTCTATTCTAACTCATTACTGCAAGCAAGGAAACATAGGTAAAGCTGCTGATGTTTTACAAACTATGACCGCAAATGGATTTGAAGTTGATGTTGTTACATATGCAACACTCATTAATGGCCTGTGCAAGGCTCGTCGGACTCAGGCTGCTTTGAAGCTTCTTAGAGGTATGCGGATGAAAGGGATGAGGCCAACTCCAAAAGCCTTCAACCCTGTGATTCAGTCTCTATTTAGAGGGAATAACGGCAGGGATGCTCTGAATCTGTATAGGGAGATGACAGAAGTTGGCGAGCCTCCTGATGCTTTGACATATAAAATTGTTTTCCGTGGTCTCTGTCGTGGTGGTGGCCCTATTAAAGAAGCTTTTGATTTCTTGGTAGAGATGGCAGATAAGGGTTTCATACCAGAGTTTTCATCATTCCGCATGCTAGCTGATGGTCTACTGAACCTGGGTATGGATGATTACCTCATAAGTGCTATTGAACTAATTGCAGAGAAGGCCAACTTCAGAGAATCCGATGTTTCTGCAATAAGGGGTTATCTCAGGATCCGTAAATTTTATGATGCATTAGCAACTTTTGGCCGTCTCCTGGATATCAACAACCCTCGATGGACTTATCGATGA